From a region of the Arachis ipaensis cultivar K30076 chromosome B09, Araip1.1, whole genome shotgun sequence genome:
- the LOC107619351 gene encoding F-box/LRR-repeat protein At3g26922-like, with amino-acid sequence MDRKRKSKKQRKGEESGTVMNICDLPDPILYHILSSLPTKDAIRTSVLSKMWQHLWKNISTIELREDYHTSEPEKRQKFMDFATKLLRDFDCSSLKKFDLICRVGKNASQVNQWLCGFINPEIEQLSLRFEQIWEPLVFPDHLFTCATLTQFGLYMKHIFKLPSSIHFQSLRMLRLVGVIFPDSSSTKNLFSGLPALEELTLIHCNLKNVKAFFISSPLLQKIKIVDKEDEEDDGLNFSNKVVIFGTNLMSFNYSGDFPNEYSLCDSASVINASIMVQVPPSPNCWDDDCMIYSRLFHLGHFVFKLLRELPNLEWLTISDDFVLALSRTRLLLKYLPFFPNLVELNLDSIDGSIDLSYSGLSAMFHNSPNLEVIRFVRGVFLPKDDATCILDCIPMCFSTDLKLIEICDFDGEEEELFAIKVLLQAASALSKLIIRSYSFQYKGEHIDRGERLDKLHQQILRYPRRSMDCEIDVEHIVIE; translated from the exons ATGGATCGTAAAAGGAAGAGCAAGAAGCAGAGAAAGGGAGAGGAGAGTGGCACGGTCATGAACATATGTGATCTTCCTGACCCAATTCTCTATCATATCTTATCCTCTCTTCCTACAAAAGATGCAATTCGAACAAGTGTACTTTCCAAAATGTGGCAGCATCTATGGAAGAATATATCCACGATTGAGTTGAGAGAGGATTATCACACTTCTGAACCTGAAAAAAGACAGAAATTCATGGACTTTGCCACCAAATTGCTCAGAGATTTTGATTGCTCGAGTCTTAAAAAGTTTGATCTGATATGTAGAGTAGGTAAGAATGCTTCTCAGGTTAATCAGTGGCTATGTGGTTTCATCAACCCTGAGATTGAACAATTATCTCTTCGCTTTGAACAAATTTGGGAACCTTTGGTCTTCCCTGACCACCTGTTTACCTGTGCAACACTGACACAATTTGGATTGTATATGAAGCATATTTTCAAGCTTCCTTCTTCCATTCATTTTCAATCCCTTCGGATGTTGAGGTTGGTTGGTGTTATATTCCCTGATAGTTCTTCAACGAAAAATCTTTTCTCTGGTTTGCCAGCCTTGGAGGAGTTGACCCTAATTCATTGCAATTTGAAGAATGTCAAGGCGttttttatttcttctcccttgcttcaaaaaattaaaatagtagaTAAGGAAGATGAGGAAGATGATGGTCTGAATTTTTCAAACAAAGTAGTGATCTTCGGAACAAATTTGATGTCATTTAATTATTCTGGTGACTTCCCAAATGAATATTCATTATGTGATTCAGCCTCAGTGATTAACGCATCTATTATGGTTCAAGTACCTCCTTCTCCCAATTGTTGGGATGACGATTGCATGATTTACAGTCGTCTGTTCCATTTAGGCCATTTCGTGTTCAAACTTCTCAGAGAACTCCCAAATCTGGAGTGGCTTACCATCTCTGACGACTTTGTTTTG GCTCTCAGCAGAACAAGATTACTACTTAAATATCTACCTTTTTTTCCTAATTTGGTTGAACTAAATTTGGACTCAATCGACGGGTCCATAGATTTGTCCTACTCAGGATTATCGGCCATGTTCCATAACTCGCCCAATCTCGAGGTTATTAGATTTGTG AGAGGGGTGTTTCTACCTAAAGATGATGCAACCTGCATATTGGATTGCATACCTATGTGCTTTAGTACTGACCTTAAGTTAATTGAGATCTGTGACTTTGATGGGGAAGAAGAAGAGTTATTTGCAATAAAAGTTTTGTTGCAAGCAGCATCAGCATTGAGTAAACTTATTATCCGGAGTTATTCCTTTCAGTATAAAGGTGAACATATTGATAGAGGAGAGAGGTTAGATAAGTTGCACCAGCAGATCTTAAGGTATCCGAGGAGGTCAATGGATTGCGAGATAGATGTTGAGCATATTGTAATCGAGTGA
- the LOC107616587 gene encoding uncharacterized protein LOC107616587: MFILVGVIFPDSSSTKNLFSGLPALEELTLIHCNLKNVKAFFISSPLLQKIKIVDKEDEEDDGLNFSNKVVIFGTNLMSFNYSGDFPNEYSLCDSASVINASIMVQVPPSPNCWDDDCMIYSRLFHLGHFVFKLLRELPNLEWLTISDDFVLALSRTRLLLKYLPFFPNLVELNLDSIDGSIDLSYSGLSAMFHNSPNLEVIRFVRGVFLPKDDATCILDCIPMCFSTDLKLIEICDFDGEEEELFAIKVLLQAASALSKLIIRSYSFQYKGEHIDRGERLDKLHQQILRYPRRSMDCEIDVEHIVIE, encoded by the exons ATGTTTATATTGGTTGGTGTTATATTCCCTGATAGTTCTTCAACGAAAAATCTTTTCTCTGGTTTGCCAGCCTTGGAGGAGTTGACCCTAATTCATTGCAATTTGAAGAATGTCAAGGCGttttttatttcttctcccttgcttcaaaaaattaaaatagtagaTAAGGAAGATGAGGAAGATGATGGTCTGAATTTTTCAAACAAAGTAGTGATCTTCGGAACAAATTTGATGTCATTTAATTATTCTGGTGACTTCCCAAATGAATATTCATTATGTGATTCAGCCTCAGTGATTAACGCATCTATTATGGTTCAAGTACCTCCTTCTCCCAATTGTTGGGATGACGATTGCATGATTTACAGTCGTCTGTTCCATTTAGGCCATTTCGTGTTCAAACTTCTCAGAGAACTCCCAAATCTGGAGTGGCTTACCATCTCTGACGACTTTGTTTTG GCTCTCAGCAGAACAAGATTACTACTTAAATATCTACCTTTTTTTCCTAATTTGGTTGAACTAAATTTGGACTCAATCGACGGGTCCATAGATTTGTCCTACTCAGGATTATCGGCCATGTTCCATAACTCGCCCAATCTCGAGGTTATTAGATTTGTG AGAGGGGTGTTTCTACCTAAAGATGATGCAACCTGCATATTGGATTGCATACCTATGTGCTTTAGTACTGACCTTAAGTTAATTGAGATCTGTGACTTTGATGGGGAAGAAGAAGAGTTATTTGCAATAAAAGTTTTGTTGCAAGCAGCATCAGCATTGAGTAAACTTATTATCCGGAGTTATTCCTTTCAGTATAAAGGTGAACATATTGATAGAGGAGAGAGGTTAGATAAGTTGCACCAGCAGATCTTAAGGTATCCGAGGAGGTCAATGGATTGCGAGATAGATGTTGAGCATATTGTAATCGAGTGA
- the LOC107618411 gene encoding uncharacterized GPI-anchored protein At3g06035, producing the protein MAPIKFPLLLSLLLSSIFLTINPVKCDDDEEDTLYDGINKYRASLNLKALTKSENADCLADKIADQFKKQPCTNTTGANTVPGTEPQFSNYPDLLSKCHLAISNTRDGIVMPACVPGLVPTKVLTNFTKSLYSDNLNDSKFTGIGIGSEDNWIVVVLTTNTPTGDFAPYSSAATNLISKIGLNHFSFLLLVASIFL; encoded by the exons ATGGCACCAATAAAGTTCCCTTTATTGTTATCGCTTCtcctttcttccattttcttaaCGATTAATCCAGTTAAATGTGATGATG ATGAAGAAGATACTCTTTATGATGGAATCAACAAGTATAGAGCATCACTGAACTTAAAAGCTCTAACAAAGAGTGAAAATGCTGATTGCCTTGCTGATAAAATAGCTGATCAATTCAAGAAGCAGCCTTGCACAAACACCACAGGTGCCAACACAGTGCCAGGCACAGAGCCTCAGTTCTCAAACTATCCTGACCTTTTGTCCAAATGCCACTTGGCCATTTCCAACACAAGGGATGGAATAGTTATGCCTGCTTGTGTTCCTGGCCTTGTTCCAACCAAGGTTCTTACAAATTTCACAAAATCTCTTTACTCAGATAATCTCAATGATTCAAAGTTCACAGGAATTGGCATTGGTTCAGAGGATAACTGGATTGTTGTTGTCTTGACCACAAACACTCCTACAGGAGACTTTGCTCCCTATAGTTCTGCTGCTACTAATTTGATTTCTAAGATTGGATTGAATCACTTCTCATTTCTCTTATTAGTTGCTAGCATTTTCCTATGA
- the LOC107618410 gene encoding peroxisomal adenine nucleotide carrier 1 has translation MQLDLESLSEATSGAIGSLVSTTVLYPLDTCKTKYQAEVQAKQNRKYRRISDVLWEAISTRQVLSLYQGLGTKNVQSFVSSFIYFYGYSYFKKLYLKKTGNKNIGTVANLLVATAAGVSTIVITQPLDTASSRMQTSEFGKSKGFWKTLSEGTWGEAYDGLAISILLTTNPSIQYTAFDQLKQRILKGKMSKKTGTTKSSPEALSAFSAFVLGAVSKCAATCLTYPAIRCKVMIQAADSDDDKRTPAERKAQKTISGALYTIWRREGLLGFFNGLQAQILKTVLSSALLLMVKEKITKSTWILMLMLRRFLSVNSPKLKVA, from the exons ATGCAACTTGATTTGGAATCCTTGTCAGAAGCTACTTCTGGTGCCATTGGATCCCTCGTTAGCACCACTGTGTTGTATCCACTTGATACATGCAAGACCAAGTATCAAGCTGAAGTTCAAGCTAAGCAGAACCGAAAATATAG GAGAATTTCTGATGTTTTGTGGGAAGCAATTTCTACACGCCAGGTTCTTTCATTGTACCAAGGCCTTGGTACGAAAAATGTGCAGTCCTTCGTTTCCTCGtttatttatttctatggatacAGCTACTTTAAGAAGCTATATTTGAAGAAAACTGGAAATAAGAACATTGGAACAGTAGCAAACTTGCTTGTTGCTACTGCTGCTGGCGTCTCTACAATAGTCATAACACAG CCTCTAGATACAGCATCCTCGAGGATGCAAACAAGTGAGTTTGGAAAATCTAAGGGATTTTGGAAGACTCTTTCTGAGGGTACATGGGGTGAGGCATATGATGGTCTTGCCATATCTATTCTTTTAACAACAAATCCATCTATTCAG TATACTGCATTTGATCAGCTGAAACAGAGAATACTAAAGggcaagatgagcaagaaaacaGGTACAACAAAGTCATCCCCGGAAGCACTGTCTGCATTTTCCGCTTTCGTGCTGGGAGCAGTTTCAAAATGTGCTGCTACATGCTTGACATACCCAGCTATTAG GTGTAAGGTCATGATTCAAGCTGCAGATTCGGATGATGATAAGAGGACACCAGCCGAGAGGAAGGCACAGAAAACAATCTCGGGAGCACTATATACGATTTGGAGAAGAGAAGGCCTTTTGGGTTTCTTCAATGGATTGCAGGCACAGATACTAAAAACTGTTCTCAGCTCTGCATTGCTTCTGATGGTAAAGGAGAAGATCACAAAGTCCACATGGATTCTGATGCTCATGTTAAGAAGATTTCTGTCTGTCAATTCCCCCAAATTGAAGGTAGCTTGA
- the LOC107619413 gene encoding mitogen-activated protein kinase kinase kinase 3, protein MKDFLGSVRQSFVFRTPPPATATTDEDGLFAGIVDRISSTIRKSRVGLFSQPRLKHPRLPSPPTPPKCSDDAPPFRWRKGELIGSGAFGRVYMGMNLDSGELIAVKQVLIAPGCASKKNTQANNIRELEEEVKLLKNLKHPNIVRYLGTAREEDSLNILLEFVPGGSISSLLGKFGSFPEPVIKMYTKQLLLGLEYLHDNGIIHRDIKGANILVDNKGCIKLADFGASKKVVELATINGTKSIKGTPHWMSPEVILQTGHTISTDIWSVACTVIEMATGKPPWSQQYPQEASALYYIGSTKSHPPIPEYLSAEAQDFLLKCFHKEPDLRPSASDLLLHPFISCNYRESHSMLCSSIRDSCNATHEKKPRDFLDSVRGSTCTGVKDVCQLDSIRLSTMCSENFLNADYYQRADSNDDDICQIHDEDDFLVDTSVKPKSLSTSEDIKSFNPMCEPVDDWPCKFDEDLNLKESRMNLSSAQAANETRTGAEPYPDVKDKFSFSCEHLGDEDDDEVTESKIKAFLDEKAFELKKLQTPLFEEFLSVSNAAIAPIAIAPSNDVSKIPNATSQGRSPSHARRRLSMAGSASVSSSKSHNKYQPQLGGAPNQPLQEIQPSDLNESKETLHEAQPGSFSVKASFSERQRKWKEELVKRKWKEDLFKEMDFKREIWRKAGLGGKITSPKDREFYGD, encoded by the exons ATGAAGGATTTCTTGGGTTCCGTTCGCCAATCCTTTGTCTTCAGAACTCCACCGCCAGCCACCGCCACCACCGACGAAGATGGACTATTCGCCGGAATCGTCGACCGGATCAGCTCCACCATCCGCAAGTCCCGCGTCGGACTCTTCTCTCAGCCCCGCCTCAAGCATCCCCGTCTTCCTTCGCCGCCGACACCTCCCAAGTGCTCCGACGACGCCCCTCCTTTCCGGTGGCGGAAGGGCGAATTGATCGGCAGCGGCGCCTTCGGTCGAGTGTACATGGGCATGAATCTCGACTCTGGCGAGCTTATTGCTGTCAAACAG GTTTTGATTGCGCCTGGTTGCGCTTCAAAGAAGAATACTCAG GCTAATAATATTCGGGAGCTTGAAGAAGAAGTGAAGCTTCTCAAGAAtcttaagcatccaaacattgtT AGATACTTGGGAACCGCTAGAGAGGAGGATTCCTTAAATATTCTACTGGAGTTTGTTCCCGGTGGGTCTATCTCTTCGCTCCTTGGGAAATTTGGATCATTCCCTGAGCCA GTTATCAAAATGTATACAAAACAGCTTCTACTGGGCCTTGAATACCTTCATGATAACGGGATTATTCACAGAGATATTAAG GGTGCAAACATTCTAGTTGATAACAAAGGGTGCATCAAACTAGCGGACTTCGGTGCATCCAAAAAAGTTGTTGAACTG GCAACTATAAATGGTACGAAGTCAATAAAGGGTACGCCGCATTGGATGTCTCCTGAAGTCATTTTACAGACAGGACATACAAT CTCTACTGACATATGGAGTGTTGCATGCACTGTGATAGAGATGGCCACAGGGAAACCTCCATGGAGTCAACAGTATCCTCAGGAG GCTTCTGCTCTTTACTACATTGGTTCAACTAAATCTCATCCACCCATACCTGAATATCTGTCTGCCGAGGCACAGGACTTTTTGCTGAAATGCTTCCACAA GGAACCAGATCTGAGGCCTTCTGCATCAGACTTGCTACTG CATCCTTTCATCTCCTGCAATTACCGCGAGTCTCATTCGATGTTATGCAGTTCAATCAGG GACTCTTGCAATGCAACACATGAGAAGAAACCTAGAGACTT TTTGGATTCTGTTCGGGGATCAACCTGCACAGGCGTGAAGGATGTCTGTCAACTGGATAGCATAAGACTCTCAACTATGTGTTCTGAAAATTTTCTAAATGCAGATTACTACCAGAGAGCTGACAGCAATGATGATGACATATGTCAGATACATGATGAAGATGATTTTTTAGTTGACACATCAGTAAAACCAAAATCTCTATCTACTTCTGAAGATATAAAG AGTTTCAATCCAATGTGTGAACCTGTGGATGACTGGCCTTGCAAGTTTGATGAAGATCTAAATTTAAAGGAAAGCAGAATGAACTTGTCTTCAGCTCAAGCTGCTAATGAAACTAGGACAGGTGCTGAACCATATCCTGACGTGAAGGATAAATTCTCATTTTCATGTGAGCATTTAggagatgaagatgatgatgaagttACCGAGTCCAAAATTAAAGCCTTCCTGGATGAGAAG GCCTTTGAACTGAAGAAACTCCAAACACCTCTTTTTGAAGAATTCCTTAGTGTTTCAAATGCAGCCATTGCACCTATTGCAATTGCACCAAGTAATGATGTTTCGAAAATCCCAAATGCAACATCACAGGGTAGATCTCCTAGTCATGCTAGGAGACGATTGTCAATGGCTGGTAGTGCCAGTGTTTCAAGCAGTAAGAGTCATAACAAATATCAACCACAACTTGGTGGTGCACCGAATCAACCTTTGCAGGAAATCCAGCCTTCTGATCTTAACGAATCAAAGGAGACTCTTCATGAAGCTCAGCCAGGTTCATTCAGTGTCAA GGCGAGCTTCTCTGAGAGacaaagaaaatggaaagaagaacttgttaaaagaaaatggaaagaagaTCTTTTTAAAGAGATGGACTTTAAGCGAG AGATTTGGCGTAAGGCAGGATTAGGAGGGAAGATAACTTCACCGAAGGATCGCGAGTTTTATGGAGACTGA